The Mangifera indica cultivar Alphonso unplaced genomic scaffold, CATAS_Mindica_2.1 Un_0049, whole genome shotgun sequence genome window below encodes:
- the LOC123206764 gene encoding chaperone protein dnaJ 49-like, translating to MESNKDEALRCFRIAEQAIASENKERALKFIKIARRLNRDLSVDELLAACEKLGSGDSGLKRRIDDGDYKKIKRPLKFDEDLNGERNYGQEDVELIRQIKRNQDYYEILGVERTSTVEQIRKAYRKLSLKVHPDKNKAPGSEEAFKKVSKAFKCLSDDDSRRQYDHVGLVDEFEYNQRHNVRQRRRRTQHDFFDEDFDPDEIFRSFFGQTNMFRSAYVYSNRESRSHQREEFHGPGPNLLVLLQIIPFLLILLLAFLPFSEPSYSLHKNFHYQIPRTTEKYGVEFYVKSLAFDEHFPHGSPARAHVENNVVKDYKTLLWRYCNVELQKRHWNKNLPTPHCNKLENFGLA from the coding sequence ATGGAGAGTAACAAAGACGAGGCGTTGAGATGTTTTCGTATAGCTGAACAAGCGATTGCTTCTGAAAATAAAGAGCGTGcattgaaatttattaaaattgcgCGACGGCTCAATCGTGATTTATCTGTTGATGAACTTTTGGCTGCTTGTGAGAAGCTTGGTTCTGGTGATTCCGGGTTGAAGAGGCGTATTGATGATGGtgattataagaaaattaagcgCCCGTTGAAATTTGATGAGGATTTGAATGGGGAGAGGAATTATGGTCAAGAAGATGTTGAATTGATTAGGCAGATTAAGAGAAACCAAGACTATTATGAGATTCTCGGTGTGGAAAGGACTTCTACAGTAGAGCAGATTAGGAAGGCATATAGAAAATTGTCGTTGAAGGTCCACCCAGATAAGAATAAGGCGCCGGGTTCTGAGGAAGCATTTAAGAAAGTGAGCAAGGCTTTCAAGTGCTTGAGTGATGATGATTCGAGGAGGCAGTATGATCATGTTGGTTTGGTTGATGAATTCGAATATAACCAACGGCATAATGTTAGGCAGAGGAGAAGGAGAACTCAGCATGATTTTTTTGATGAGGATTTTGATCCTGATGAGATATTTAGGTCATTCTTTGGTCAAACAAATATGTTTCGATCAGCATATGTTTATAGTAATAGAGAATCAAGGAGTCATCAAAGAGAGGAGTTTCATGGACCAGGGCCTAATCTTTTGGTTCTTCTTCAGATAATTCCttttttgttgatattattgCTTGCTTTCCTGCCATTTTCAGAGCCCAGTTACTCATTGCACAAGAATTTTCACTATCAGATTCCTAGGACTACTGAGAAATATGGAGTCGAATTTTATGTGAAATCATTAGCATTTGATGAGCACTTTCCTCATGGTAGTCCTGCTCGAGCTCATGTTGAGAACAATGTGGTTAAGGATTACAAAACATTGCTTTGGAGGTATTGTAATGTAGAGCTACAGAAGCGCCATTGGAATAAGAATCTGCCTACTCCTCACTGCAATAAACTAGAAAATTTTGGACTAGCATAA
- the LOC123206784 gene encoding condensin-2 complex subunit D3-like isoform X1 — MEEEDATISRIITDLEETLNQNPTTPISHSTLQDLQSLLNTNDPDLIFRFFDQLPSKGLSVSSLIHPISSAMDGGPTNLSLLASKVYLSLLLSPNSPVFTLFTPMAFLSLLRSIRRALKRPQHGANGGTRLTVTRKRKRGEKARGSKDITRSLNEFNEEESEYDGRTLLIVLEKLESVMGLIYLNRFPDSLKSLIQMVAEIPVLSLEMGASFGGYSGLTDLCSRILSRLLRSEHGDMASTAAEVLKSLTPLILMGKSQARTFALGFLRGKMMGLAKESDGVKKAVMNLPKYLANKAQEKAEPRGLAVEAIMEIVKAMEFKDQVGFAEYTVKMCQGKPNLRLIAVDLILMLMMSLRDRLCVDSDGKVEDSWGLSCLEALIQRCSDSSAAIRARALSNLAQLVGEFMSNEKNREVLKKVMGFREGEMNTLLRIRCMDEKAAVRKAALMLVTKFTGLFGGSVDGVVLKTLGISCSDPLVSIRKAAISAISEAFRTFSDESVTAEWLHSVPCLITDNETSIQEECEKLFLELVLDRVSRAGSSGSTLHDSNVKEKSIEKEIKLLFPEGVLGLLKEICNGEVTPWVKKICTSLGKKKRLKPKIAIALQNVIRSSESIWLKHSMAIEKWTAPAGAWFLLSEVSAYLPKAVDWEFLHHHWQLLDKYEAGGDFKSPLASRDEQEDEEGIVSSSVSWAGDRVCLLQTISNVSVELPPEAAADLAHNLLKRIEGFNMHTTEVNAHVKALRTLCRQKALNATEADMLVLKWVHQLLSKASQILEKFISEISEANKDSSFFTPPRSGREGKKAMAVSRSLSEVVTAVYTIGSVVIVCPTADMSSIVPLLYTIITSGNSGPNLNKLPGPSVSIKQIAPSLYIQAWLTLGKLCLADGKLAKSYIPLFVQELEKSDCVALRNNIVVMMADFCVRYTALVDCYIAKITMCLRDSCELVRRQTFILLSRLLQRDYVKWRGVLFLRFLLSLVDESEKIRQLADYLFGNILKAKAPLLAYNSFVEAIFVLNDCHVHNGLNDSRGLQTEHRLFSISITLFRGNDEKSRSKRMHIYVSLLKQMAPEHLLATFAKLCAEILAAASDGMLNIEDATGQSVLQDAFQILACKEIRITATRGSASDAGEIEEEAGDAGASSAAAKGRAITQAVRKGLIQNTIPIFIELKRLLESKNSPLSGSLMECLRILLKDYKNEIDDILVADRQLQKELTYDMQKYESAKAAAAVATSPALSKGHSSLAKNLQTDSRMASAMANAAAAATARSVLKEVNTQTPPLSAMSVPKLKTAQRGTAARNDRPLHVLESLRSRKSFDSDEEN, encoded by the exons atggaagaagaagatgcaacGATATCAAGAATCATTACTGACCTTGAAGAAACCCTAAATCAAAACCCAACTACTCCCATCTCTCACTCTACTCTCCAAGATCTCCAGTCTCTTTTGAACACAAATGACCCGGATCTCATTTTTCGATTTTTCGACCAACTCCCATCCAAAGGCCTCTCCGTATCATCTCTCATACATCCGATTTCATCGGCTATGGACGGGGGCCCCACCAACCTCTCGCTCTTGGCTTCCAAAGTTTATCTCTCTCTGCTTCTCTCTCCTAACTCCCCAGTTTTCACGCTCTTCACGCCCATGGcatttctctctctcctccGCTCCATCCGCCGCGCTCTCAAGCGTCCACAACACGGGGCAAATGGTGGGACCCGGCTGACAGTTACTCGTAAGAGGAAAAGAGGTGAGAAGGCCCGGGGTTCGAAGGATATTACGAGAAGTTTGAATGAATTTAACGAGGAGGAGAGCGAGTATGACGGAAGGACATTGTTAATTGTACTCGAGAAGTTGGAATCTGTGATgggtttaatttatttgaatcgGTTTCCTGACAGTTTGAAATCTTTGATACAAATGGTTGCTGAAATTCCGGTTCTGTCTCTTGAAATGGGTGCTTCTTTTGGTGGTTATAGTGGATTGACTGATTTGTGTTCCAGGATTTTGAGTAGATTGCTGAGGAGTGAACACGGTGACATGGCGAGTACTGCTGCTGAGGTGTTGAAGTCGTTGACACCGTTGATTTTGATGGGTAAATCTCAAGCGAGAACTTTTGCATTGGGGTTTTTGAGGGGTAAAATGATGGGTTTGGCTAAAGAGAGTGATGGGGTGAAAAAAGCGGTGATGAACTTGCCGAAGTATTTGGCGAACAAAGCGCAGGAGAAGGCTGAGCCAAGGGGTTTAGCGGTGGAGGCCATAATGGAGATTGTTAAAGCAATGGAGTTTAAGGATCAAGTTGGGTTTGCTGAATATACAGTGAAGATGTGTCAAGGGAAGCCTAATCTTAGATTGATAGCAGTTGatcttattttaatgttaatgatGTCATTGAGAGATCGACTGTGCGTGGATTCGGATGGCAAAGTTGAAGATTCTTGGGGGTTGAGTTGTTTGGAGGCTTTGATTCAGCGTTGCTCAGATTCTAGTGCCGCAATTCGTGCTCGAGCTTTGTCAAATTTGGCTCAGTTGGTAGGAGAATTTATGAGTAATGAAAAGAATAGGGAAGTCTTGAAGAAAGTAATGGGATTTCGAGAAGGTGAAATGAATACCCTTTTAAGGATTAGATGTATGGATGAGAAAGCTGCTGTTAGGAAGGCTGCACTTATGCTAGTTACCAAGTTTACAGGGCTTTTTGGTGGTTCAGTAGATGGAGTTGTGCTCAAGACACTGGGTATATCTTGTTCTGATCCGCTTGTTAGCATCAGGAAAGCAGCAATTTCAGCTATTTCTGAg GCTTTTAGAACGTTTTCTGATGAAAGTGTTACTGCAGAGTGGCTACATTCTGTTCCGTGTTTAATAACTGACAATGAAACTAGCATTCAAGAAGAATGTGAGAAGTTGTTCCTGGAATTGGTCTTGGATCGAGTATCGAGGGCGGGATCTTCTGGTTCCACTCTCCATGACTCAAATGTGAAGGAAAAAAGTATAGAAAAGGAGATTAAGCTGTTGTTTCCTGAGGGGGTCTTGGGTCTTCTGAAAGAGATCTGTAATGGGGAGGTGACACCTTGGGTGAAGAAAATCTGCACCAGCCTGGGGAAGAAGAAAAGACTGAAGCCCAAAATTGCTATAGCTCTTCAGAATGTTATAAGATCATCTGAATCTATCTGGTTAAAACACTCCATGGCAATTGAGAAGTGGACAGCCCCAGCTGGTGCTTGGTTTCTTCTATCAGAGGTATCAGCATACCTTCCAAAAGCAGTGGACTGGGAGTTCCTTCATCACCACTGGCAGCTTCTTGACAAGTATGAAGCAGGAGGTGACTTCAAAAGCCCACTTGCATCAAGAGATGAGCAGGAAGATGAAGAGGGAATTGTATCTAGTTCTGTTTCGTGGGCTGGTGATCGTGTTTGCCTCCTTCAAACAATCTCTAATGTTTCTGTAGAGTTGCCTCCAGAAGCTGCTGCAGATTTAGCTCATAACTTACTTAAGCGGATTGAAGGATTCAACATGCACACAACAGAG GTTAATGCTCATGTAAAAGCTCTTAGAACATTGTGTAGACAGAAGGCTTTGAATGCTACAGAAGCTGATATGCTTGTCTTGAAATGGGTGCACCAACTTCTCTCCAAAGCTtctcaaattttagaaaaattcatTTCAGAGATTTCAGAAGCAAATAAAGATAGCAGTTTCTTTACTCCTCCCAGAAGTGGTAGAGAGGGCAAGAAAGCAATGGCAGTGTCCAGATCATTGTCAGAAGTAGTCACTGCCGTTTATACCATTGGATCTGTGGTTATAGTTTGTCCCACTGCTGATATGAGCTCTATTGTTCCTCTATTATACACCATCATTACTTCAGGGAATTCTGGTCCAAACTTGAATAAATTACCAGGTCCATCTGTCTCTATAAAGCAGATAGCTCCTTCATTGTATATTCAAGCATGGCTTACATTGGGGAAGTTGTGCCTTGCGGATGGCAAACTTGCAAAGAGTTATATTCCTCTGTTTGTGCAG GAGCTTGAAAAAAGTGATTGTGTGGCCCTTCGCAACAATATTGTAGTAATGATGGCAGACTTTTGTGTTCGTTACACTGCTTTGGTTGATTG TTATATAGCAAAGATCACTATGTGTCTACGAGATTCATGTGAACTTGTGAGAAGACAGACATTTATACTACTGTCAAGATTATTACAG AGAGACTATGTAAAGTGGAGAGGGGTGCTCTTCCTTCGATTTCTTCTGTCTCTGGTTGATGAATCAGAGAAGATTAGACAACTTGCTGATTATCTTTTTGGGAATATTTTAAAAG CCAAGGCTCCACTTCTAGCTTACAACAGTTTTGTCGAGGCTATATTTGTCCTAAATGATTGCCATGTTCATAATGGTCTCAATGACTCTAGGGGTTTGCAAACAGAGCACCGATTGTTTTCCATCAG TATTACTCTTTTCAGGGGAAATGATGAAAAGTCCAGGTCTAAAAGAATGCATATCTATGTTTCTTTGCTTAAGCAAATGGCTCCAGAGCACCTCTTAGCAACCTTTGCAAAGTTATGTGCTGAAATTCTTGCAGCTGCTTCGGATGGCATGCTCAACATAGAGGATGCCACTGGACAGTCTGTTCTTCAG GATGCATTCCAAATTCTTGCCTGCAAAGAGATTCGAATCACTGCTACACGTGGGTCAGCATCTGATGCAGGAGAAATAGAGGAAGAAGCCGGAGATGCGGGAGCATCATCAGCTGCTGCTAAAGGAAGAGCCATAACACAAGCAGTGAGAAAAGGGCTCATCCAAAACACCATCCCCATTTTCATAGAACTTAAAAGGCTACTAGAGAGCAAGAACAGCCCCCTCTCAGGCTCACTAATGGAATGCCTTAGAATTCTCCTCAAGGACTATAAAAACGAGATTGATGACATTCTAGTTGCTGATAGGCAGCTCCAGAAAGAACTCACTTATGATATGCAAAAATATGAATCAGCCAAGGCTGCTGCAGCTGTTGCCACGTCACCTGCCCTCTCAAAGGGGCATAGCAGTTTGGCTAAGAATTTGCAAACTGACTCTAGAATGGCTTCAGCAATGGCAAATGCAGCGGCTGCAGCCACTGCTCGGTCTGTGCTCAAGGAAGTTAACACTCAAACACCGCCCCTGAGTGCCATGAGTGTGCCAAAACTCAAGACGGCCCAGAGAGGAACCGCAGCTCGAAATGACAGACCCTTACATGTATTAGAATCTCTGAGAAGTAGAAAATCTTTTGATTCAGATGAAGAAAACTGA
- the LOC123206784 gene encoding condensin-2 complex subunit D3-like isoform X2: protein MEEEDATISRIITDLEETLNQNPTTPISHSTLQDLQSLLNTNDPDLIFRFFDQLPSKGLSVSSLIHPISSAMDGGPTNLSLLASKVYLSLLLSPNSPVFTLFTPMAFLSLLRSIRRALKRPQHGANGGTRLTVTRKRKRGEKARGSKDITRSLNEFNEEESEYDGRTLLIVLEKLESVMGLIYLNRFPDSLKSLIQMVAEIPVLSLEMGASFGGYSGLTDLCSRILSRLLRSEHGDMASTAAEVLKSLTPLILMGKSQARTFALGFLRGKMMGLAKESDGVKKAVMNLPKYLANKAQEKAEPRGLAVEAIMEIVKAMEFKDQVGFAEYTVKMCQGKPNLRLIAVDLILMLMMSLRDRLCVDSDGKVEDSWGLSCLEALIQRCSDSSAAIRARALSNLAQLVGEFMSNEKNREVLKKVMGFREGEMNTLLRIRCMDEKAAVRKAALMLVTKFTGLFGGSVDGVVLKTLGISCSDPLVSIRKAAISAISEAFRTFSDESVTAEWLHSVPCLITDNETSIQEECEKLFLELVLDRVSRAGSSGSTLHDSNVKEKSIEKEIKLLFPEGVLGLLKEICNGEVTPWVKKICTSLGKKKRLKPKIAIALQNVIRSSESIWLKHSMAIEKWTAPAGAWFLLSEVSAYLPKAVDWEFLHHHWQLLDKYEAGGDFKSPLASRDEQEDEEGIVSSSVSWAGDRVCLLQTISNVSVELPPEAAADLAHNLLKRIEGFNMHTTEVNAHVKALRTLCRQKALNATEADMLVLKWVHQLLSKASQILEKFISEISEANKDSSFFTPPRSGREGKKAMAVSRSLSEVVTAVYTIGSVVIVCPTADMSSIVPLLYTIITSGNSGPNLNKLPGPSVSIKQIAPSLYIQAWLTLGKLCLADGKLAKSYIPLFVQELEKSDCVALRNNIVVMMADFCVRYTALVDCYIAKITMCLRDSCELVRRQTFILLSRLLQRDYVKWRGVLFLRFLLSLVDESEKIRQLADYLFGNILKAKAPLLAYNSFVEAIFVLNDCHVHNGLNDSRGLQTEHRLFSIRGNDEKSRSKRMHIYVSLLKQMAPEHLLATFAKLCAEILAAASDGMLNIEDATGQSVLQDAFQILACKEIRITATRGSASDAGEIEEEAGDAGASSAAAKGRAITQAVRKGLIQNTIPIFIELKRLLESKNSPLSGSLMECLRILLKDYKNEIDDILVADRQLQKELTYDMQKYESAKAAAAVATSPALSKGHSSLAKNLQTDSRMASAMANAAAAATARSVLKEVNTQTPPLSAMSVPKLKTAQRGTAARNDRPLHVLESLRSRKSFDSDEEN from the exons atggaagaagaagatgcaacGATATCAAGAATCATTACTGACCTTGAAGAAACCCTAAATCAAAACCCAACTACTCCCATCTCTCACTCTACTCTCCAAGATCTCCAGTCTCTTTTGAACACAAATGACCCGGATCTCATTTTTCGATTTTTCGACCAACTCCCATCCAAAGGCCTCTCCGTATCATCTCTCATACATCCGATTTCATCGGCTATGGACGGGGGCCCCACCAACCTCTCGCTCTTGGCTTCCAAAGTTTATCTCTCTCTGCTTCTCTCTCCTAACTCCCCAGTTTTCACGCTCTTCACGCCCATGGcatttctctctctcctccGCTCCATCCGCCGCGCTCTCAAGCGTCCACAACACGGGGCAAATGGTGGGACCCGGCTGACAGTTACTCGTAAGAGGAAAAGAGGTGAGAAGGCCCGGGGTTCGAAGGATATTACGAGAAGTTTGAATGAATTTAACGAGGAGGAGAGCGAGTATGACGGAAGGACATTGTTAATTGTACTCGAGAAGTTGGAATCTGTGATgggtttaatttatttgaatcgGTTTCCTGACAGTTTGAAATCTTTGATACAAATGGTTGCTGAAATTCCGGTTCTGTCTCTTGAAATGGGTGCTTCTTTTGGTGGTTATAGTGGATTGACTGATTTGTGTTCCAGGATTTTGAGTAGATTGCTGAGGAGTGAACACGGTGACATGGCGAGTACTGCTGCTGAGGTGTTGAAGTCGTTGACACCGTTGATTTTGATGGGTAAATCTCAAGCGAGAACTTTTGCATTGGGGTTTTTGAGGGGTAAAATGATGGGTTTGGCTAAAGAGAGTGATGGGGTGAAAAAAGCGGTGATGAACTTGCCGAAGTATTTGGCGAACAAAGCGCAGGAGAAGGCTGAGCCAAGGGGTTTAGCGGTGGAGGCCATAATGGAGATTGTTAAAGCAATGGAGTTTAAGGATCAAGTTGGGTTTGCTGAATATACAGTGAAGATGTGTCAAGGGAAGCCTAATCTTAGATTGATAGCAGTTGatcttattttaatgttaatgatGTCATTGAGAGATCGACTGTGCGTGGATTCGGATGGCAAAGTTGAAGATTCTTGGGGGTTGAGTTGTTTGGAGGCTTTGATTCAGCGTTGCTCAGATTCTAGTGCCGCAATTCGTGCTCGAGCTTTGTCAAATTTGGCTCAGTTGGTAGGAGAATTTATGAGTAATGAAAAGAATAGGGAAGTCTTGAAGAAAGTAATGGGATTTCGAGAAGGTGAAATGAATACCCTTTTAAGGATTAGATGTATGGATGAGAAAGCTGCTGTTAGGAAGGCTGCACTTATGCTAGTTACCAAGTTTACAGGGCTTTTTGGTGGTTCAGTAGATGGAGTTGTGCTCAAGACACTGGGTATATCTTGTTCTGATCCGCTTGTTAGCATCAGGAAAGCAGCAATTTCAGCTATTTCTGAg GCTTTTAGAACGTTTTCTGATGAAAGTGTTACTGCAGAGTGGCTACATTCTGTTCCGTGTTTAATAACTGACAATGAAACTAGCATTCAAGAAGAATGTGAGAAGTTGTTCCTGGAATTGGTCTTGGATCGAGTATCGAGGGCGGGATCTTCTGGTTCCACTCTCCATGACTCAAATGTGAAGGAAAAAAGTATAGAAAAGGAGATTAAGCTGTTGTTTCCTGAGGGGGTCTTGGGTCTTCTGAAAGAGATCTGTAATGGGGAGGTGACACCTTGGGTGAAGAAAATCTGCACCAGCCTGGGGAAGAAGAAAAGACTGAAGCCCAAAATTGCTATAGCTCTTCAGAATGTTATAAGATCATCTGAATCTATCTGGTTAAAACACTCCATGGCAATTGAGAAGTGGACAGCCCCAGCTGGTGCTTGGTTTCTTCTATCAGAGGTATCAGCATACCTTCCAAAAGCAGTGGACTGGGAGTTCCTTCATCACCACTGGCAGCTTCTTGACAAGTATGAAGCAGGAGGTGACTTCAAAAGCCCACTTGCATCAAGAGATGAGCAGGAAGATGAAGAGGGAATTGTATCTAGTTCTGTTTCGTGGGCTGGTGATCGTGTTTGCCTCCTTCAAACAATCTCTAATGTTTCTGTAGAGTTGCCTCCAGAAGCTGCTGCAGATTTAGCTCATAACTTACTTAAGCGGATTGAAGGATTCAACATGCACACAACAGAG GTTAATGCTCATGTAAAAGCTCTTAGAACATTGTGTAGACAGAAGGCTTTGAATGCTACAGAAGCTGATATGCTTGTCTTGAAATGGGTGCACCAACTTCTCTCCAAAGCTtctcaaattttagaaaaattcatTTCAGAGATTTCAGAAGCAAATAAAGATAGCAGTTTCTTTACTCCTCCCAGAAGTGGTAGAGAGGGCAAGAAAGCAATGGCAGTGTCCAGATCATTGTCAGAAGTAGTCACTGCCGTTTATACCATTGGATCTGTGGTTATAGTTTGTCCCACTGCTGATATGAGCTCTATTGTTCCTCTATTATACACCATCATTACTTCAGGGAATTCTGGTCCAAACTTGAATAAATTACCAGGTCCATCTGTCTCTATAAAGCAGATAGCTCCTTCATTGTATATTCAAGCATGGCTTACATTGGGGAAGTTGTGCCTTGCGGATGGCAAACTTGCAAAGAGTTATATTCCTCTGTTTGTGCAG GAGCTTGAAAAAAGTGATTGTGTGGCCCTTCGCAACAATATTGTAGTAATGATGGCAGACTTTTGTGTTCGTTACACTGCTTTGGTTGATTG TTATATAGCAAAGATCACTATGTGTCTACGAGATTCATGTGAACTTGTGAGAAGACAGACATTTATACTACTGTCAAGATTATTACAG AGAGACTATGTAAAGTGGAGAGGGGTGCTCTTCCTTCGATTTCTTCTGTCTCTGGTTGATGAATCAGAGAAGATTAGACAACTTGCTGATTATCTTTTTGGGAATATTTTAAAAG CCAAGGCTCCACTTCTAGCTTACAACAGTTTTGTCGAGGCTATATTTGTCCTAAATGATTGCCATGTTCATAATGGTCTCAATGACTCTAGGGGTTTGCAAACAGAGCACCGATTGTTTTCCATCAG GGGAAATGATGAAAAGTCCAGGTCTAAAAGAATGCATATCTATGTTTCTTTGCTTAAGCAAATGGCTCCAGAGCACCTCTTAGCAACCTTTGCAAAGTTATGTGCTGAAATTCTTGCAGCTGCTTCGGATGGCATGCTCAACATAGAGGATGCCACTGGACAGTCTGTTCTTCAG GATGCATTCCAAATTCTTGCCTGCAAAGAGATTCGAATCACTGCTACACGTGGGTCAGCATCTGATGCAGGAGAAATAGAGGAAGAAGCCGGAGATGCGGGAGCATCATCAGCTGCTGCTAAAGGAAGAGCCATAACACAAGCAGTGAGAAAAGGGCTCATCCAAAACACCATCCCCATTTTCATAGAACTTAAAAGGCTACTAGAGAGCAAGAACAGCCCCCTCTCAGGCTCACTAATGGAATGCCTTAGAATTCTCCTCAAGGACTATAAAAACGAGATTGATGACATTCTAGTTGCTGATAGGCAGCTCCAGAAAGAACTCACTTATGATATGCAAAAATATGAATCAGCCAAGGCTGCTGCAGCTGTTGCCACGTCACCTGCCCTCTCAAAGGGGCATAGCAGTTTGGCTAAGAATTTGCAAACTGACTCTAGAATGGCTTCAGCAATGGCAAATGCAGCGGCTGCAGCCACTGCTCGGTCTGTGCTCAAGGAAGTTAACACTCAAACACCGCCCCTGAGTGCCATGAGTGTGCCAAAACTCAAGACGGCCCAGAGAGGAACCGCAGCTCGAAATGACAGACCCTTACATGTATTAGAATCTCTGAGAAGTAGAAAATCTTTTGATTCAGATGAAGAAAACTGA